One Nicotiana tomentosiformis chromosome 1, ASM39032v3, whole genome shotgun sequence genomic window, tatttcaagataattttcataaatctaatcaagcaataaaagaggACATAAgtaaaacatgagaaccaataaaacacagattatccaaaaataatataagccaaatgtagtcaataaagttaccgtgctagaatcacgagactcggggaatgccttacaccttctccccggtcaatagaattttttacccggactttgtttacacagaccaataataatagagtccaacctttctttgactagggattcaaataaatggtgacttggaacacccaaaaaatcaattccaagtggcgactctgtaaataaaataatccctactcaaatttgtcactttaattggaaaaactctttaacccacaacaatccataacacatatatcttttggggcaaaaagaggtgtgacaactCTGGCGACTCCGCTGGGGAAAAGAACTAAGAACTTCTAGTTCAAGGTTCataattcgagcttgtaatgtgatctatacttgacttttttgattgttgatattattgtgtttgtgggcctaatgtgctagttgtcgctcaattaccgctttgatattgtttgaactgtataaacttccttcttacgcctcccttatGAGTTTtatgaatttatggtgcacacgtgcgcgtggcccactttttgttagaggtcataccaaatagaacgaggttGGATCAGCAACTAGGCcaggtagactttcgtgctcccggtacgttaCCCCCACTtcggctcgagttgtctgcttgggtaagccaggtctaaaacactccccCCAGGATTTTACACATacaataacatagcctcatgtcggatccctagtaggaacgtttgtttaaatcatgtgcatttgattttggagactcaacacaggggttgaaTTCGTCAAGGACAGATGTACCCAAAAAATAAAAGATTATCCTGATGCACCCTGCGTGCTATTTGTGCATTTATTTGTTTTGGCTTGCATGTTGATCGGTTTCTAGAATAAGGGAGGACAATCAAGAAAAATCAAGAGCGGGGTAGGAAAAGGAAAATTCACCGGGTTCTGAAAAACTGAGTTCTTTAAAAAATTCTTAAATtctgccgaaattttgaaaaaaaagagaaaaagaaaaattatttcaaaatgagtaaaaaaaaaaatcatgttttccCTGTTGTGTCAaaattgaccgaactacgcgggtctgattctcaccggatgtgagatacataggcaaacctcatcggttccggccccaattttcaaaaaataatttaaaaatattttccctttccttgattccctctttagaattctttccttagaaaataaaaaaaaaaattaaatccaaaaatattttctttcttttccgaagtctttcattcgaaaacaaaaaaagaacaaaataatttcaaatcaaaatctagaatattatttttccttctttagacTTCCttctttattaaaaaaataaattcagaattcgataaaaagaaaaaaattaaaaaaaataatatttaaaagtctttatataaaaaataaaaaatgggttaGTCTATTCCCGATTTCTCTGAACTACGTAAttatctgattcatgcggcgacatgatctgtaggcaacccacaaaaggttcgatcaaaatatttttcaatgattctaagataAGGGATCGAAATGAGGtgtgagggaaaagaaaagaaaatggtgATAATGTTAGGAGCGTGGCAtattatgtgtgattcatattATTAAAATGcctaaccctaacacgtttgttgtctctTGTAGAGTAAgtttaaggtggttggtttgtggtgaaactggcaacacatcaCTGCTTCACCAGATCAAAGGGAACGGTAGTAATGGATAACCGTGATGAAATCGAGTTACTCAATGAAAATCCCCAGGGTCTGTCAGTTGAGCAAGAatcggaggaaataagaaaattgagacaacaactgtctgatgtatatcaagcttgggttttcggtcagcctccaccccaggGTCCCTCGGAGGaaacttccaccgtacccctagctactcaaccaccgctccatgcagtgagcgatcacattctaccaccagagtatgtgccaaactacagcctccatgCTACCCCTGGTACCTCTAATATGCGACCTTCAGTCGCACCGGTGAGGAACACCCCTCTCGTTGTGTCCGACGCACCAGTATATACAATCCCGCCACCACCTCCTGTGATGAGGCCAAACAACGAGCCACCACCTCAGGCTTATGATAGCCAATACATCTCTCAAAATATGGCTTTCAGGGTCTCGGCTCCAtacaatcagactcctcagtacgagtcaccagtaGAAAATGAAAAGTCTGCCAAGACAGTTGAGccagatgagatggccaggaaaatgaaaagtcttgaacaaaacataaagaacatacaaggactaggtggtcacaaaagtgtttcattcagagatctatgcatgttccctcacatccatttgccaccatggtttaagaccccaaaatttgagaagtatgatggacacgacGACCCTATTACCCAAttgaaaaggtattgcaaccagatgaggggtgcaggtggaaaagaagaattgttgatggcttattttggggaaagtcttatgggggtagcctctgaatggttcattgaccaagatatctctcactggcatgtctgggacgacatggcccaagccttcgtcGAGCAATTCCagtacaacattgatattgcACCAGATCGCAATTCCctatccaatatgaagaaaaagtcgacggaaagctttagggagtatgccatcaagtggagggagcaaacggctagagttaagccacccatggataatcatgagttgatcactatttttctagAGGCTCAAGAGCCTGATTATTTCCAGAATATGATGTCTGCTATAGGTAGACCATTcgctgaggctatcaaaattggggagatggtcgaaaatggtttgAAAATGGGCCGAATCTTGAGTCAAGCTGGTTTTAAGGCCTCATCACAGGCCGTTCAGAATAGTTCGGggggtttgatgaacagaaatgggAGAGAAGAGAGAGTCATGATGGCTTCCAGCTCGAGGGGGCCCCGCATGgtattcaaccaatcatatatgcttcctgagatcccacaacactattatccccatcaagatgctTCTTATGTCGTGGCACCGCATCCATATGCGGTGATGAACGCACAATCTTACACTCggccacaacattatacacaaaattGAGCTCTACCTCCCATAAATGCCCGTCCCTACcgagctccatataatccccaaccaaatgttccccagtacaatcctcgcccaagagagcccctcagaaggaatcagttcacccctattggtgaatcatactctagcttgttccaaaagctagtcaggctaggtctgctgcagccagtggccccgaaccggccaaacctcgagtccccctcgcaccgagctgatgctagatgtgaataccactcaggagtagtgggacatgatactgaagattgttggaTTCTCAAAAGAGCAGTataagacctcatcgaggtcaaggcaatagttCTTCCGGACGAGGAGGCCCATGATGTGACAAACAATCCCTTGTCTGCTCACAACACTGGGCCAGTAGTCGGAATGATTTGTGAAAATGAGGAATTGGATCTGGCACTGAAGGACATTGCatccattgccgagacagaagaaaagctaAAAAACAGTCGCCAAACCTGAAAGTTCCTTATCATACGGGAGTCTcagtagccggtcttgctatcctttccgtGTTCGGATTATTTTagggtgtgatccggatgtttAACTTTGTTGTCTTTATttccgatgtaaacccttctatctttaatttttttttacaaaataataaataaataaaaaaccaaataaaattaatatttcattgtctaggaatgtctcttttcttaattttgtcacttttcttattctctttttagttCTGTTAAATGGAGATTTTGATGACATGATATGCCTGCGGACTTCAGGCCGAAATCCTAAAACGCTGTCAtactttgaaataatgaatcaaaaatcagaatgcaatgaagataattttaaggaaataaaataaagaatagaAAATGTCaaaaggtccatacattataacgagagtactgccaaaagagagTGTTGTACTTGGGAAACATCGAAAAAAATATCCCTCAAACAACTATCAACGCAGGTGCAGTCAAAAGTTACTATGTTTGATCctctatatagcattaatgttctccggttaggatgaagaaggctttcattctcgctacccaaacaccattGATCCTTTTTCCAACCCTTTAAGCTGGTTACCATcatttgattaccctctttggaacctgaatgtgttattgaaaaaaaaagaaaaaaaaaagaaaagacaaaaagaaaatggaatgaaaaatgaaaaaagggaaaagagaaaagaaaacaaaacagaagaaaaatcaaaacaaaagaaaatcaaaaacaaagttTATTGAACAACGCTTGACTTGAtttcgaaaggatacgtaggcagcctctctctggggttcagtcacaccaaaacaaaaatctaaATTCCCCCAAAAGTGAAACTTGGGCAAatgttataatggttcggcgatggtttcgtctgaaaggttccaaagttgtaattcaatccaaattctttttaccccaAATCctgttcaagtccttccgatcaatcggcaaagaggttcaaaatgggaggatacagttacttggatctgatgcAATCAAATAAGAGAAATAAAGTGAGAgggtcttattggtgaaaaccctcacgggcaccgtaagacGATGGTAAGCAGTGAAATTAAAATGacagagtcttgttagtgaaaactcgcaaagagcactataaggagATGGTGAGAAGAGAGAGGACAActagtgaaaacccacaaagggcgccactgatcaaaaagaggatcctcacaacTATTGGCATCGACACAATCGtgggcaaggtttctcgatttcgaggcaaaaattgtgatgaatttctaagagtcGGATGGTTTACagagatcaggcatccagtccaaaaggcatgtcatattCAGTGAAGTCCGCATATACTTCAGATAATTCCTTTCCTTTCCccaaaagggatacctcttgtctatattcattgtccattccattgtttgttgttctttgaatccctttcggtctaactctattccaaaaactaaggcaaaaaagggatggcaagactgatttacagggctctcgtttgatacaaactaatatgcaaaaaaggcacccagactcggcaggggcatcaattcgaccccgactggccatggcgaCTGATgcttaaaaataaaaaactctTATATGGAGGAAATCAAATTAaaagtgcctacaagggcaaatgaagttgaataggttaagtcccaagtggctaaccattttggcaaagtttgaaaagccaaaggttccccaatgctctggaattgaaagttttggaggaaagaagtcgaaaataaaatgccacaaaggcaaaataaagttgaaaaggttaagttccacgcgaccaaccgtcatgtaaaagtttgaaaagtcaaggGCTCTCTGGGGCCAAAAATGCAAGTGGTTGTCAtgaaacatctagtggcaggttgaaatcatcatcaaaagaagatgggcacaaatccaagctgccaaagacatcaaggccacaaactgaccaccaatTTGAACACTCATGATTTTTCTTTATTTGCagtaggaacaaagcagtgcaaaaTGGCAattcctaaaggacgaatgtcgccaaaggtaagtttcctaaaaatctccactttcctttatttttagcatgcatcactactgctcatacctatcattttcgtagcttaacccaggtagaaccttttcgcctagggggatccagctcatagttccggctagaagtactcttcactcaggttgttttacatagcttaacctaggtagaaccttttcgcctagggggatctagctcatagttccgggtagaagtactctttgcccaggctgtttttcgtagcttaacccaggtagaaacttttcgcctaggggatccagcccatagtttcgggtagaagtactcttcgcccaggttgtttttcgtagcttaacccaggtagaacatttttgcctagggggatccagctcatagttctgggtagaagtactattcgcctaggttgttttacgtagcttaacccaggtagaaccttttcgcctagggggatccagctcatagttccaggtagaagtactcttcgctcaggatgttttacgtagcttaacccaggtagaaccttttcgcctagggggatccaacgtatagttccgggtagaagtactcttcgcccaggcagttttacgtagcttaacccaggtagaaacttttcgcctagggggatccagctcatattccgggtagaagtactcttcgccaggctcgcttttcgcagtttaacctaggtagaaccttttcgcccaggggGTTCATTTTTATTTTAGTAATACATGgaaccaacccctggttacatttctttttcataatacagggtgccatcccctggttacatttccttaacAGTATCAggatacaccaatccctagtcgcttttccaatatagggtcttcactccctagtttctttcattttagacatagggtctccattcccttgtctctgattattttttggggtACACtattcccgaccttttattgctttcaataaagaactagttttgaattttgttacaataactcacgaaattttcctagtgcaaactaggGCAGAAAAAATTCGCTCGTTTGTTTATTTTGgtatctgagtaggttttacctcgaggcacagggttcgagatggccaaaagaagaagtctcaattcagaataaaagaaaagaaaaaatagatgAATTCAAAATGCAAAAgtagttgaaaagatgtggaatgctcaagacatgactgaagccacgagcattggagtcccattttgattagaagaagctataaaacaatgaactagcacctacagctagcgagcatcaaggtttagatgagagtctgcatgaagaaccagtcaagactcaagatcaagtttcagaagactcatagatagtaATCttataactcatagctgataggcttgttgagtttcttttttattttgatataatagcaggaccgcagactggagcctcgacggaaccctactcgactcctcaactcatcattccaccattctccttgaactacacgtgacctgattcccccATAACCCGGAATATGTaagctgtccaaaaccaggacttggttgcaccctatcttttatttctttttcttttgaataacggtttggtaaaaaattagtcacatggctcacctagtcttttcctgaaaactcttcatgtttccaagcaaagagaggcggatgtgagcacctaatatttgactatatttaaatttttatcaccttctactatgtaattacttttagaaatttaatatatttttttagctttgttacatttttttatatagggtaagaattaaatatattttaaaaagttaaattattactattagtattattttatttttatctttatttttaaataaaataaattttaaacaaaaccgaaaaaaattaaatatttttttttaatttttggatggaaataaaataatagaaaaattaaaagtagggaataaaaaagtaaaagtaaaagtaggtggaaattctttttttttttaaaagtaaaagaaagtggaaaatttaaaaaataaaagtaaaagaatgtggaaatttaaaaaatgaaaagtagaagaagttggaattaaaaaataaaagtaaaggtagctgaatttgtttttttaaaaaagtaaaagaaagtagaaattaaaaaaaagaaaagtaagataagtggaaattaaaacaaagaaaagtaaaataagtggaaaattttaaaaaaaagtaaaaagtgtgaaattaaaaaaataaaagtaaagaaaaatggggaattatttttttaaaaaaataagaaaaatgggaagtgggaatttgttttaatttaaaaataaaaatataataaaataaaataaaaatctaaaaaaattccgatttatttttataaatagaagagaaatgtgtgGAGAAAAGGAGAGGGAGAAGGAAGGAAAAAATagaggagagaattgagagaaaaaaATTATTCTTCTGCGCTAAGTGAATTTCTACTCGTTTTAttatttctttcgaaaattcaagcaattcatcaccctgtttaagacccaaaaatgcctcaaattcaagcctaaaaaaaCTTGTGAAGCTTCATTGATAGTCACCTCTCTCACCGTAAAAACCAGCAGTctcacgaggtacagtcgagtttCGGTCCGGGCTCGAATTTTAGAAGGTTTGTTGCTAGATTTTCTGCTCATCTCCCGATTTACCCTTGGTTTGGTGTATTTGCTCGTCTCAGAATTATTTTTGCATTAATCAAGTTCTGAAGGAAATTTTTTGCTTAAAGGTTCATTGCTTATCCTCcttttgttaattatttcattgttttgtgtgatgttcttatagaggttcatgtgataattttttgtattatttatttatacacattatcatgttgtagttttttttacatgtttcaagcgatttgtcaacagattatttgaataggatttcatcttaatgagatttgctatttagaattaagaatgaagatcttGCCATATTAATGGGCCATGCGTTGGAGTTCAAGTAAATGAAGCAGAAATGAGTTACCACatttaataggaaagaaataattagacatgggttggattgagtataaatgtgtcaggcccaataattttgtcactagactaataattatctcattcttccataatggataaatgtctcctaatttcaaagatagagtagtaagttgtaaatatttctaagtgtggatgacttttcaatactttaaataactaatatatttcccgacttccaaataatttcctatccataaactcttggtcttacaataatttcaaattagtttaggaaaataatacaagtgcgcgttcacatgacttgaccaatcaacttcgaataataataaatgtgttattgattgtgtatacgtacgcgtgacataaTTCTTGACGCCAACCAaaaaatgagtacacgtacgtgtgacttatttcaagataattttcataaatctaatcaagcaataaaagcggacataggtaaaatatgagaaccaataaaacataggttatccaaaaataatataagccaaatgtagtcaataaagcgaccgtgatagaaccacgagactcggggaatgccttacaccttctccccggtcaacaaaatttcttacccgaactttgctttcgcagaccaataataatagagtcaaaccttcctttgactagggattcaaataaatggtgacttggaacacccaaaaaatcaattccatgtggcgactctgtaaataaaataatccctactcaaatttgtcactttaattagaaaaactctttaacccacaacaatccataatacatatatcttttggggcaAAAAGAGGTGTTACACCTATAACTTAGCTAGAACTTGAATACACTTCAATAATGACAACCACAATATACTCAGGTTATACATACTAAATTTTAAGCCACAACACCACATAAAAACGAACTCCTAACAATCCACAAATTACAACAACTGAAAACGaattttcagattattacttcATCAATTCTTACTCCCACAACTTATTTAAGGCACCAATAAAATTAAACATAATATGTACAAAACAATACTCTTATGTGAAAGCCATATAATAATATGAAACTACTCCAAACAGTCCAAACACCACAACAACTTCAACTCAATTTCTAGCCCCTACTTCACAAGTCTTTAACCAAACATCCTAGCTAGAACTTagataaactcaaatatatgaaggggggggggggggattttctTACCTATATCAAATCTTATAGAAATGAAAAAATGGTAGTATATTACCCTTGATGGCCATTAACTCACTTCACATCAGATCCTTCAAGATTGGAGATTACCCATTAACTTgaattgaaagaagaagaagattatcaACAACTTCTTGAGAGTTTGGAGTTGGTCAATTTGGGAGAGAATTTTGTGCCTCTCTTTATGTTTCTACTACTTGGATATTATGAGGATATATGACTTGGTGCAACCCCTAAAAGGGCCCTCTTGGCTAGCCTACACATGTCTATTTAGGTGGACTAATTTGGGTCTTCCCTTTTAGCAAGTAGAtaacacacctacttgtcacctgctTGGCTAATTTAGAATAATAgctccgatcccctatttactgcttctcccatatctatttctactattgtgacttgccgggaggtttcgtttcggtatttggagtattttgggatagttagtccctaaatggaggtttaagccttagaatttggaccgtagtcaaaactgtgtgaagacgactccgaaatagagttccgttggttctgttagctccgttaggtaattttgggcttaggggcgtgtccgaattattttttggaggtccgtagctaggcttgaaatggcgaaagtcaaatatttgtagatttggaccggtagtggaaatttgatatcggggttggattcaaATTCTggaagtttgagtaggtccgtaatgttgaatatgacttgtgtgtaaaatttggcaTCAATCAGGCgtggtttgatatgttttggcatcggttctagaaatttgaagtttcaagttctttaattttgaattggagggtgattcgtgattttagcgttgtttgatttgttttgagggctcaactaagttcatatagtgttttaagattggttggtatatttggttgaggtcccgggggcctcgggtgagtttcggatgcccaacggatcaatttttggacttaggaggttgctgaagttttctggtgtctgagttctggtttccttatacgcgatcgcgtgggttgatccgcgatcgcgtaagtatgAGAACTAGATCATCGCATTTACGTAGAGTTAATTTCTAGGGCATCaatgttgttcttcgcgatcgcaaggcTATTTCTGCGAtagcgattaaggaatcactcggcagtattaaagtttccaaaaaaataggggttttggccattttatcaaaaacttgagttgggagctcggatttggacaagATTTTGatggattttcagagatatcaatTGGGTAACGATTATtaactcttttatggttatattccactaatccaTCAtttatttcctctttaatttcggattttggggttgaaattgggaaaaaaattggaagaacttcttcaacaaagatttcgagttttggaaggagATTTgtggttggatttgagtaatttttatatggttagactagtgagtgaatgagtgttcgtattttgtgacttttacccgattccgagacgtggacccgagCCAACGTTTTACGACGGATTTCGAAagttttattaaaatcttgatttcattaattagattagcctATTATAggtgtatttatgatatgtaattgttttggttatatttgggccattcggagtcggatattcgtggaaaaggcattcttactgattgattgagctttattcgaggtaagtggcttgcctaaccttgtgtgggggaactccccgtagaatttttattgtttttgatacatgagtgccgtgtacgtgaggtgacgagtacgtacatgggcaaatggtgtaaaaacccgatttttctACTAATTAATAACCggatttccttcttatttgtgttccatcagcatgtgtagtatccggCTAGACtggaatagcatgcctacttgccttaactatttACTTAAACTACGTGCAAttgtttagtgaatttacttgtctttccttaactggtacttaggttgaactgtagaattttgtgtcgtaactattgaattttatggtttggctgcatatttactttgggactacggaatggtatttcgggagatccccctgtaatgcatatttactttgggactatggaacagtatttcgggagatccccttgtactatatatttactttgggactacgaaacggtattccgggagatgcccctgttctgcacatttacgtttgggactacgagacggtatcttgggagatcccctattttttctgtgtactgagctattaccttctatgaattcttccttgttaaatttcagtctttattttactgcg contains:
- the LOC138905575 gene encoding uncharacterized protein, whose product is MDNRDEIELLNENPQGLSVEQESEEIRKLRQQLSDVYQAWVFGQPPPQGPSEETSTVPLATQPPLHAVSDHILPPEYVPNYSLHATPGTSNMRPSVAPVRNTPLVVSDAPVYTIPPPPPVMRPNNEPPPQAYDSQYISQNMAFRVSAPYNQTPQYESPVENEKSAKTVEPDEMARKMKSLEQNIKNIQGLASEWFIDQDISHWHVWDDMAQAFVEQFQYNIDIAPDRNSLSNMKKKSTESFREYAIKWREQTARVKPPMDNHELITIFLEAQEPDYFQNMMSAIGRPFAEAIKIGEMVENGLKMGRILSQAGFKASSQAVQNSSGGLMNRNGREERVMMASSSRGPRMVFNQSYMLPEIPQHYYPHQDASYVVAPHPYAVMNAQSYTRPQHYTQN